A single window of Terriglobia bacterium DNA harbors:
- a CDS encoding VOC family protein produces the protein MTKQTQGEQITHRWYTRPVFFVGDVERALRFYEDLLGFKKSWHEGDGKGKVCQVNRADCEIILCEDAGRKDKARLFVELTREGIAELRREIVEHSIPSKESWWGIDVIQIDDPDGNELLFPLPDK, from the coding sequence ATGACGAAGCAAACCCAGGGAGAGCAGATCACGCATCGGTGGTACACGCGACCCGTATTTTTCGTTGGCGACGTAGAGCGCGCGCTGCGCTTCTACGAGGACCTGCTCGGCTTCAAGAAGTCCTGGCACGAAGGCGACGGCAAGGGCAAAGTCTGCCAAGTCAATCGTGCAGACTGCGAGATCATTCTGTGCGAGGATGCCGGTCGCAAGGATAAAGCGCGCCTATTCGTGGAGCTGACCCGGGAGGGCATCGCGGAACTTCGCCGTGAGATCGTCGAGCACTCAATTCCGAGCAAGGAATCGTGGTGGGGCATTGACGTTATCCAGATCGATGATCCCGACGGCAATGAGTTGCTCTTCCCGCTGCCTGATAAGTAA